One Mycolicibacterium crocinum DNA window includes the following coding sequences:
- a CDS encoding VTT domain-containing protein, translated as MPDFLDPLKLIEQFGTWALVGILVVVFIESGVLFPVLPGDTLLFVAGMLAAGTAAQGADVEANFQLWQLLVFIPIAAILGGQVGYFVGRFLGTAMFKPNGRILKQRYLDEAHLFFEQRGPFAIVLARFVPIVRTLAPITAGAAKMKYGVFTLFNVIGALLWGIGLTLLGYGLGQFEIIQKLLEPIFILIALASIAPMVWEWYKRRKAARNPADHVTES; from the coding sequence ATGCCGGACTTTCTGGACCCGCTCAAGCTGATCGAGCAGTTCGGGACCTGGGCTTTGGTCGGCATCCTGGTCGTCGTTTTCATCGAGTCCGGTGTGCTGTTCCCGGTGCTCCCGGGCGATACCCTGCTGTTCGTGGCGGGCATGCTCGCCGCAGGCACCGCCGCGCAGGGCGCCGACGTCGAGGCGAACTTCCAGCTGTGGCAGCTGCTGGTGTTCATCCCGATCGCCGCCATTCTTGGCGGCCAGGTGGGTTACTTCGTCGGGCGCTTCCTCGGCACCGCGATGTTCAAGCCGAACGGGCGCATCCTCAAACAGCGCTACCTCGACGAGGCGCACCTCTTCTTCGAGCAGCGCGGGCCGTTCGCGATCGTGCTGGCCCGGTTCGTCCCGATCGTGCGGACGCTGGCTCCGATCACCGCGGGTGCGGCGAAGATGAAGTACGGGGTCTTCACGCTGTTCAACGTCATCGGCGCGCTGCTGTGGGGTATCGGTCTGACGCTGCTGGGCTATGGCCTCGGGCAGTTCGAGATCATCCAGAAGCTGCTCGAACCGATCTTCATCCTGATCGCGCTCGCCTCGATAGCGCCGATGGTCTGGGAGTGGTACAAGCGCCGCAAGGCCGCCCGCAACCCCGCTGACCACGTTACGGAGTCGTAA
- the fbaA gene encoding class II fructose-bisphosphate aldolase, with protein sequence MPIATPEVYAEMLGRAKEHSFAFPAINCVGSESINAAIKGFADAGSDGIIQFSTGGAEFGSGLGVKDMVTGAVALAEFAHVVAAKYPITVALHTDHCPKDKLDGLVRPLLAISAERVGKGQNPLFQSHMWDGSAVPIDENLSIAQELLKQAAAAKIILEIEIGVVGGEEDGVEAEINEKLYTSPEDFEKTIEALGAGEHGKYLLAATFGNVHGVYKPGNVVLKPEVLAEGQRVASAKLGLPEGSKPFDFVFHGGSGSLKSEIEDSLKYGVVKMNVDTDTQYAFTRPLAAHMFTNYDGVLKVDGEVGNKKVYDPRSYLKKAEASMAERVVEACNDLHSAGRSVSAG encoded by the coding sequence ATGCCCATCGCCACGCCCGAGGTCTACGCCGAGATGCTGGGCCGCGCCAAGGAGCACTCCTTCGCGTTCCCGGCAATCAACTGTGTGGGTTCGGAGAGCATCAACGCGGCCATCAAGGGGTTCGCCGACGCCGGCAGCGACGGCATCATCCAATTCTCGACCGGGGGAGCCGAATTCGGTTCCGGGCTCGGCGTCAAGGACATGGTGACCGGTGCGGTGGCGCTGGCCGAGTTCGCCCACGTGGTCGCCGCGAAATACCCGATCACGGTGGCGTTGCACACCGACCACTGCCCCAAGGACAAGCTCGACGGCCTGGTCCGTCCGCTGCTCGCGATCTCCGCCGAGCGCGTCGGCAAGGGTCAGAACCCGCTGTTCCAGTCGCACATGTGGGACGGCTCGGCCGTCCCGATCGACGAAAACCTCTCGATCGCCCAGGAGCTGCTCAAGCAGGCCGCCGCCGCCAAGATCATCCTCGAGATCGAGATCGGGGTGGTCGGCGGTGAAGAGGACGGCGTCGAGGCCGAGATCAACGAGAAGCTGTACACCTCGCCGGAGGACTTCGAGAAGACGATCGAGGCCCTCGGTGCCGGTGAGCACGGCAAGTACCTGCTGGCGGCGACGTTCGGCAACGTGCACGGCGTCTACAAGCCGGGCAACGTGGTGCTCAAGCCCGAGGTGCTGGCCGAGGGTCAGCGGGTGGCCTCGGCCAAGCTCGGTCTGCCTGAGGGGTCCAAGCCGTTCGACTTCGTCTTCCATGGCGGGTCCGGTTCGCTGAAGTCGGAGATCGAGGACTCGCTCAAGTACGGCGTGGTGAAGATGAACGTCGACACCGACACGCAGTACGCCTTCACCCGTCCGTTGGCCGCGCACATGTTCACCAACTACGACGGCGTGCTCAAGGTCGACGGCGAGGTGGGCAACAAGAAGGTCTACGACCCGCGCAGCTACCTCAAGAAGGCCGAGGCCTCGATGGCCGAGCGTGTCGTCGAGGCGTGCAACGACCTGCACAGCGCAGGCCGCTCGGTCTCCGCGGGCTGA
- a CDS encoding alcohol dehydrogenase catalytic domain-containing protein: MKIRGAVLDQIGLPRPYTTSTPLTISELELAPPGDDELLVRIEAAGLCHSDLSVIDGNRVRPVPMLLGHEAAGVVERAGRSAGLQPGQRLVLTFLPRCGQCAGCATDGLAPCVPGSEANGHGTLMDGDVRLSRNGAPVLHHLGVSGFATHAVVDRRSVVPVDTDVPPVVASLLGCAVLTGGGAILNAGRPRAGETVIVVGLGGVGMAAVLTALAHDDVRVIGVDTLSDKLHHARTLGAHDALTPDEATARGVKAPIVIEAAGNGAALETAIGLTAPGGRTITVGLPKPDTRISVAPLGFVAEGRSLVGSYLGSSVPSRDIPRFVELWRAGRLPVEKLVSARITLDDINTGMEQLADGRAIRHVIEFG; encoded by the coding sequence ATGAAGATCCGTGGAGCCGTCCTCGACCAGATCGGTCTGCCCCGTCCCTACACCACCTCGACTCCGCTGACGATCAGCGAGCTGGAGCTGGCGCCGCCCGGTGACGACGAACTGCTGGTACGCATCGAGGCGGCCGGCCTGTGTCACTCCGACCTGTCGGTGATCGACGGGAATCGGGTGCGCCCGGTGCCGATGTTGCTCGGGCATGAAGCAGCCGGAGTCGTCGAGCGCGCCGGCCGGTCAGCCGGACTCCAGCCGGGTCAGCGGCTGGTGTTGACTTTCCTGCCGCGATGTGGCCAGTGCGCCGGTTGCGCCACCGACGGGCTGGCCCCCTGCGTGCCGGGCAGCGAGGCCAATGGCCACGGCACCCTGATGGACGGCGACGTCCGGCTCAGTCGCAACGGGGCGCCAGTGCTGCACCACCTCGGTGTGTCGGGCTTCGCCACCCACGCCGTGGTGGACCGGCGTTCGGTGGTGCCCGTGGACACCGATGTGCCGCCGGTGGTCGCGTCGCTGCTCGGCTGCGCGGTGCTGACCGGCGGCGGCGCCATCCTGAACGCCGGTCGGCCCCGGGCGGGCGAAACCGTCATCGTCGTCGGCCTCGGCGGTGTCGGCATGGCCGCCGTGCTGACCGCGCTGGCGCACGACGACGTGCGGGTCATCGGTGTCGACACCCTGTCCGACAAGCTGCACCACGCGCGGACATTAGGGGCGCACGACGCGCTGACACCCGACGAGGCGACCGCTCGCGGCGTCAAAGCCCCGATCGTCATCGAAGCCGCGGGTAACGGTGCGGCGCTCGAGACCGCGATCGGGTTGACCGCACCGGGCGGGCGCACCATCACGGTCGGTCTACCCAAGCCGGACACCCGAATCAGTGTGGCGCCGTTGGGTTTCGTCGCCGAGGGACGTTCACTGGTCGGCAGCTATCTGGGTTCGTCGGTGCCGAGCCGCGACATTCCGCGGTTCGTCGAACTCTGGCGCGCCGGCCGGCTGCCCGTCGAAAAGCTGGTCTCCGCACGGATCACGCTCGACGACATCAACACCGGCATGGAGCAGCTGGCCGACGGCCGGGCGATCCGTCACGTCATAGAGTTCGGCTGA
- a CDS encoding acyl-CoA thioesterase — translation MTSGERDLRSTDFPVHWPVLTRWTDNDMFGHLNNAVYYELFDTAINAWINTTTGVDPVTSPWLGVVAESGCRYYAELAFPDPLTVGLAVVRLGRTSVTYRLAVFSSPHDPAGTDDHPVAAVGHWVHVYVDRESRRPVPIPAEIRTLLESIG, via the coding sequence ATGACCAGTGGCGAACGAGACTTGCGCAGCACCGACTTCCCGGTGCACTGGCCGGTGCTGACCCGGTGGACCGACAACGACATGTTCGGTCACCTGAACAACGCGGTGTACTACGAACTGTTCGACACTGCGATCAACGCCTGGATCAACACGACGACCGGGGTGGACCCGGTGACATCGCCGTGGTTGGGCGTGGTGGCGGAGTCCGGCTGCCGGTATTACGCCGAGTTGGCCTTTCCCGACCCGTTGACGGTGGGGCTGGCGGTGGTCCGGCTGGGCCGGACGAGCGTGACCTATCGGCTGGCGGTGTTCTCGTCTCCGCACGATCCGGCAGGCACCGACGATCACCCGGTGGCCGCGGTCGGGCACTGGGTGCACGTCTACGTCGACCGCGAAAGCCGCCGTCCGGTGCCAATCCCCGCCGAGATCCGCACGCTGCTGGAGTCCATCGGCTGA
- a CDS encoding Rv0361 family membrane protein yields the protein MSNPSGPDHDEVTGPVAPAGDEQAPQESDAATEVFGATEPPAERRFTAPGFDAGSTQIIHREPDPETEIFSTPTEVFPASGPPRTGPQAIPPRPVATRRRSWAVVLAVIAVIAALAAVAILVTILLTRRDSAKASQEDMVRSTIQHFDTAVQNGDLAALRGITCGQTRDSYVKYDDAAWSDTHARVAAARQYPVVASIDEVVVNGDHAEANVTSFMASDPATRSTRSFDLQFRDNQWKICQAS from the coding sequence ATGTCGAACCCATCCGGGCCCGACCACGACGAGGTCACCGGACCCGTCGCGCCCGCCGGCGATGAGCAGGCGCCGCAGGAGAGCGACGCGGCCACCGAGGTGTTCGGGGCCACCGAGCCGCCGGCGGAACGTCGTTTCACCGCACCGGGATTCGATGCGGGGTCGACCCAGATCATCCATCGCGAACCGGATCCGGAGACCGAGATCTTCTCCACACCCACCGAGGTGTTCCCCGCCTCGGGCCCGCCGCGCACCGGACCGCAGGCCATCCCACCGCGCCCGGTGGCGACGCGGCGGCGCAGCTGGGCCGTGGTGCTCGCGGTGATCGCCGTAATCGCGGCGCTGGCCGCGGTCGCCATCCTGGTCACCATTCTGCTCACCCGCCGCGACTCCGCGAAGGCGTCGCAGGAGGACATGGTCCGCTCGACCATCCAGCACTTCGACACCGCCGTGCAGAACGGCGACCTGGCCGCCCTGCGCGGCATCACCTGCGGCCAGACCCGGGACAGCTACGTCAAATACGACGACGCGGCCTGGTCGGACACCCACGCGCGGGTGGCCGCGGCCCGCCAGTACCCGGTGGTGGCCAGCATCGACGAGGTGGTCGTCAACGGCGACCACGCCGAGGCCAACGTCACCTCGTTCATGGCGTCCGATCCGGCGACACGGTCCACCCGCAGCTTCGACCTACAGTTCCGCGACAACCAGTGGAAGATCTGCCAGGCCTCCTGA
- a CDS encoding DUF3151 domain-containing protein yields the protein MTSFGDLLGPEPTLLPGDIEAEAELLAGEKAAIVAAAHPSASVAWATLAEEALADDKAVTAYAYARTGYHRGLDQLRRNGWKGFGPVPYRHEPNRGFLRCVAALARAADNIGETDEFARCLDLLDDCDPAARAELGLA from the coding sequence ATGACATCGTTTGGTGACCTTCTGGGCCCCGAGCCCACGCTGCTGCCTGGGGACATCGAGGCCGAAGCCGAGCTGCTGGCCGGGGAGAAGGCGGCGATCGTCGCCGCGGCGCACCCGTCCGCATCGGTCGCGTGGGCCACGCTGGCCGAGGAAGCGCTCGCCGACGACAAGGCGGTCACCGCGTACGCCTACGCCCGGACCGGATACCACCGCGGTCTGGACCAGTTGCGCCGCAACGGCTGGAAGGGGTTCGGCCCCGTCCCGTATCGCCATGAACCCAACCGCGGCTTCTTGCGGTGCGTGGCGGCGCTCGCTCGGGCCGCCGACAACATCGGGGAAACCGACGAGTTCGCCCGCTGCCTCGACCTGCTCGACGACTGCGATCCGGCGGCGCGCGCCGAACTGGGCTTGGCCTAG
- a CDS encoding FUSC family protein, translated as MNPPPRWPIGLRAAISTAIPVTAGWAAGAMSSGLIATLGAFTSRFGGDRPYANRGIELATVAVSLAAAVALGDWSAQVPWLGVVVVSLVAVAAVWLCNALAVGPPGAYIFVVACAAGIGVSAAHLAPRTIGLLVLAGGAVAWLVQMAGALVHYRKPERAAVAAAAEAVAGYIEAANSPAERAARHRAASALHRSWSVLVNYQPLQARSSSILHRLRAANHAAHVLFTTAVTAAAQGIAPAPETAEQARRLGALQLPPEAVATRDADRIPLGSPPVVTVLRRAVRPGSPVRHIMQRVAIGALLSGAAAMALGVDHAYWAMAAAVLVLHQGTDRSRTLRRGAERLLGTWVGLGLAGVILSLHPHDLWLVALLALLNFVIEVLVVRNYTLATVFITTAALTISSGTHAIDIGHLLLARGIDTLIGCAIGVTVYLVAVRWQESTRLTDAIGRTLEAAAQVLPYVAAGDTTGLAARAARRDLQIATIALMESDEAALAGSARQKELAEQLLPAVNATEQLAYRTIAACWTIEHRADGVEFGRSLFGGRSAQPHVEALAALAAAVRTGAPVPERGDPLPFLADEVTELRQSLAQDRC; from the coding sequence GTGAACCCTCCGCCGCGCTGGCCCATCGGGTTGCGCGCGGCGATCAGCACCGCGATCCCCGTCACGGCGGGCTGGGCCGCGGGGGCGATGAGCTCCGGACTGATCGCCACCCTCGGCGCGTTCACGTCGCGGTTCGGTGGTGACCGGCCGTACGCCAACCGCGGCATCGAGTTGGCGACGGTGGCGGTATCCCTGGCCGCGGCCGTCGCCCTGGGTGACTGGTCGGCGCAGGTGCCGTGGCTCGGCGTCGTGGTGGTGTCACTGGTCGCCGTTGCGGCGGTGTGGCTGTGCAACGCACTGGCCGTCGGACCGCCCGGTGCCTACATCTTCGTCGTCGCCTGCGCGGCCGGAATCGGGGTTTCCGCAGCACATTTGGCGCCCAGGACAATCGGGCTGCTGGTGCTCGCCGGCGGCGCGGTGGCCTGGCTGGTGCAGATGGCCGGCGCGCTGGTCCACTATCGCAAGCCGGAACGTGCGGCGGTCGCGGCCGCCGCCGAGGCCGTCGCCGGCTACATCGAAGCCGCCAACTCGCCGGCCGAACGCGCCGCCCGCCACCGGGCGGCCAGCGCGCTGCACCGCTCATGGAGCGTGCTGGTGAATTACCAACCGCTACAAGCCCGTTCGAGCAGCATCCTGCACCGGCTGCGGGCCGCCAACCACGCGGCGCATGTGTTGTTCACGACGGCGGTCACCGCCGCCGCGCAGGGAATAGCCCCGGCACCGGAGACCGCCGAGCAGGCCCGCAGGCTCGGTGCGCTGCAGCTGCCGCCGGAAGCCGTGGCGACCCGTGACGCCGACCGGATCCCGCTGGGTAGCCCGCCGGTGGTCACGGTGCTGCGCCGCGCGGTCCGTCCCGGATCGCCGGTGCGCCACATCATGCAGCGCGTAGCCATCGGCGCGCTGCTGTCCGGTGCGGCAGCGATGGCTCTGGGTGTCGACCACGCGTACTGGGCGATGGCAGCTGCCGTGCTGGTGCTACACCAGGGCACCGACCGCAGCCGCACGTTGCGCCGCGGCGCCGAGCGGCTGCTGGGCACCTGGGTGGGCCTCGGGCTCGCGGGAGTGATCCTGTCGCTGCACCCTCACGACCTCTGGCTGGTAGCGCTGCTGGCGCTGCTGAACTTCGTCATCGAGGTGTTGGTGGTCCGAAACTATACGCTCGCAACGGTTTTCATCACGACCGCGGCGCTGACCATCTCGTCGGGCACCCATGCGATCGATATCGGCCACCTGCTGCTGGCCCGCGGTATCGACACGTTGATCGGCTGCGCGATCGGGGTGACCGTCTACCTGGTCGCCGTGCGCTGGCAGGAATCCACCCGGCTGACCGACGCGATCGGACGCACGCTCGAGGCGGCTGCGCAGGTGCTCCCGTACGTCGCCGCCGGCGATACGACCGGCCTGGCGGCGCGTGCCGCCCGCCGGGACCTGCAGATCGCCACGATCGCGCTGATGGAATCCGACGAGGCCGCGCTGGCCGGGTCGGCACGCCAGAAGGAGCTCGCCGAGCAGTTGCTGCCCGCGGTGAACGCGACCGAGCAGCTGGCCTACCGCACGATCGCGGCGTGCTGGACCATCGAGCACCGCGCCGATGGTGTCGAGTTCGGCCGATCGCTGTTCGGCGGCCGGTCGGCGCAACCGCATGTGGAGGCGCTTGCGGCCTTGGCGGCCGCGGTGCGGACCGGTGCGCCGGTACCTGAGCGCGGCGATCCCCTGCCTTTCCTCGCCGACGAGGTCACCGAGCTACGGCAGTCCTTGGCGCAGGACCGGTGCTAG
- a CDS encoding cation diffusion facilitator family transporter: MGAGHDHSHGGDTRVSRMLVAAGILTVFFVIELTTALMINSIALLADAGHMLTDLVAMFMGLTAVLLARHGPASAARTYGWHRAEVFTAVANAVLLLFVAGFILYEAIERLGNAPEIPGVPMIVVAIAGLVANLAVVLLLRSQSEESLAVKGAYMEVVADTVGSIGVLIAGIVNVTTHWPYADVVVAVFVALWVLPRAIGLARAALRILSESSPAHIDVDELRAALAAVDGVTEVHDLHVWTLVPGKDMVTAHLTSSGDSDRVLDDARAVLSARGLEHATVQVEPPGCADDCPGQTDW, translated from the coding sequence ATGGGAGCCGGACACGACCACAGTCATGGCGGTGACACGCGGGTGAGCCGGATGCTCGTCGCCGCGGGCATCCTGACCGTCTTCTTCGTCATCGAGCTGACGACCGCGCTGATGATCAACTCCATCGCCCTGCTTGCCGACGCCGGCCACATGCTGACCGACCTGGTCGCCATGTTCATGGGGCTGACTGCCGTGCTGCTGGCCCGCCATGGTCCGGCGTCGGCGGCCCGCACCTACGGTTGGCATCGGGCCGAGGTGTTCACCGCGGTCGCCAACGCCGTGCTGTTGCTCTTCGTGGCGGGATTCATCCTCTACGAGGCGATCGAGCGGCTGGGCAACGCACCGGAGATCCCCGGAGTCCCGATGATCGTGGTCGCCATCGCCGGTCTGGTCGCCAATCTGGCCGTGGTGCTGCTGCTGCGTTCGCAATCCGAGGAAAGCCTCGCGGTCAAGGGCGCCTACATGGAAGTGGTGGCCGACACCGTCGGCAGCATCGGCGTGCTGATCGCCGGCATCGTGAACGTGACGACGCACTGGCCGTACGCCGACGTGGTGGTCGCGGTGTTCGTCGCGCTCTGGGTGCTGCCCCGGGCGATCGGCCTGGCCCGCGCCGCACTGCGGATCCTGTCCGAATCCTCGCCCGCCCACATCGACGTCGACGAACTCCGCGCCGCACTGGCCGCGGTCGACGGCGTCACCGAGGTGCACGATCTGCACGTGTGGACGCTGGTACCGGGCAAGGACATGGTGACCGCCCACCTGACCAGCAGCGGGGACTCCGACCGGGTGCTCGACGACGCCAGGGCGGTGCTGTCCGCCCGCGGGCTCGAACATGCGACGGTCCAGGTCGAACCGCCCGGCTGCGCGGACGACTGCCCAGGTCAGACCGACTGGTGA
- a CDS encoding PE-PPE domain-containing protein → MKGCRVRAARTAVYGVVAGVMVAASVATPGPALADPSTAFTTGEALVVGGTGKSVPSASMMHALYEQGIFSDPDPTGVQYPAQLWPIRGKLTLDESVAVGVANLDSALVDADGPVTVVGLSQGAVVVNYEKRALMAQPDPPADISFVTIGDPTNSDGGLLAKLPHVHIPILDATIPRVSVETPYDTTEIVHEYDGYSDFPDNPLNLLADLNALAGVIYLHPNKGGVDLNDPRNVVTSSTNSLGGTTTHIVVPTDELPLTRPLRALGVPDAAVDALDRPLRKIINTAYAGERPGRKAPRSGLGSSPAHRSSEPARRPASATAHSKPRTLS, encoded by the coding sequence ATGAAGGGTTGTCGTGTCAGGGCAGCGCGTACCGCGGTGTACGGCGTTGTCGCGGGGGTGATGGTGGCGGCGTCGGTCGCGACGCCCGGGCCTGCGCTCGCCGATCCGTCGACCGCTTTCACGACCGGCGAGGCGCTCGTCGTCGGCGGCACCGGCAAGAGCGTGCCGTCCGCGTCGATGATGCATGCGCTCTACGAGCAAGGCATCTTCAGCGATCCGGATCCGACGGGCGTGCAGTACCCGGCGCAGCTGTGGCCGATACGAGGGAAGTTGACGCTCGATGAGTCGGTCGCGGTTGGGGTCGCGAATCTCGACAGCGCGCTGGTCGATGCGGACGGACCGGTCACCGTCGTCGGACTGAGCCAGGGGGCGGTGGTGGTCAACTATGAGAAGCGGGCTCTGATGGCTCAACCCGACCCGCCGGCGGACATCTCATTCGTCACGATCGGGGACCCCACCAACAGCGACGGGGGCCTGCTGGCGAAGCTGCCACACGTGCACATTCCGATACTGGACGCCACCATTCCCCGGGTGTCAGTCGAAACACCCTACGACACAACGGAAATCGTGCATGAGTACGACGGCTACTCGGATTTCCCGGATAACCCGCTCAATCTGCTGGCCGACCTCAACGCGCTTGCCGGGGTGATCTATCTGCACCCCAACAAGGGCGGCGTGGATCTCAACGATCCCCGCAATGTGGTCACCTCGAGCACGAATTCTCTGGGGGGTACGACGACCCACATCGTGGTACCCACCGATGAGCTTCCCCTGACGAGGCCACTGCGAGCACTCGGTGTCCCCGATGCGGCCGTGGACGCATTGGACAGACCGTTGCGGAAGATCATCAACACCGCCTACGCCGGCGAACGACCGGGGCGGAAAGCGCCGAGATCGGGTCTCGGATCCTCCCCGGCGCACCGCTCCTCTGAGCCGGCTCGCCGCCCCGCGAGTGCAACGGCGCACTCGAAGCCTCGCACTCTGTCGTAG
- a CDS encoding IS481 family transposase, with translation MVHANACLTPKGRLRLARCVVEDGWTYARAAERFQCSSATAKKWADRYRVGGQEAMNDQSSRPHRSPRQLARRRERRIIKVRFTRRWGPHRIAAHLRLPRSTVEAVLRRYRMPLLRDLDQASGLPVRRAKARRYEHAAPGDLIHVDIKKLGRIPDGGGHRKLGRTIGNRHNKKQGRGYAYLHHAVDDHSRLAYSEILTDERKETASAFWGRAKAFFGEHDIVVKRVLTDNGSCYRSKLFAEALGDDIAHKKTRPYRPQTNGKVERFNRTLNQEWAYAQTYFSDEARAATYQSWLHHYNHHRPHTGIKSKTPIDRLRVHNLPVKNS, from the coding sequence ATGGTTCACGCTAATGCCTGTTTGACTCCGAAGGGCCGGTTGCGGCTGGCTCGTTGTGTCGTCGAGGACGGATGGACTTACGCTCGGGCCGCAGAACGATTTCAGTGCTCGAGCGCCACGGCCAAGAAGTGGGCCGACCGGTACCGCGTCGGCGGCCAGGAGGCGATGAACGACCAGTCCAGTCGACCGCATCGCAGCCCGCGGCAGCTGGCGCGGCGTCGGGAACGCCGGATTATCAAGGTGCGCTTCACGCGTCGGTGGGGCCCGCACCGCATCGCCGCTCACTTGCGACTACCCCGCTCGACCGTTGAGGCGGTACTGCGCCGCTACCGGATGCCGCTGCTGCGTGATTTGGATCAGGCCAGCGGTCTGCCAGTGCGGCGAGCCAAGGCGCGTCGCTACGAACACGCTGCGCCCGGGGATCTGATCCATGTCGACATCAAAAAGCTTGGTCGTATCCCCGACGGGGGCGGGCATCGCAAGCTGGGTCGCACGATCGGCAATCGCCACAACAAAAAGCAGGGCCGCGGTTATGCCTACCTGCACCACGCGGTCGATGACCACTCCCGGCTGGCCTACTCAGAGATCCTCACCGACGAACGTAAAGAGACCGCATCAGCGTTCTGGGGACGTGCCAAGGCCTTCTTCGGCGAGCACGACATTGTGGTTAAACGGGTCCTCACCGATAACGGATCCTGTTATCGATCAAAGCTTTTCGCTGAAGCGTTGGGCGACGATATCGCTCACAAGAAGACCCGCCCCTACCGCCCGCAAACCAACGGAAAGGTCGAGCGATTCAACCGCACCCTCAACCAGGAATGGGCCTACGCCCAGACCTACTTCTCCGATGAAGCCCGCGCAGCGACCTACCAGAGCTGGCTACATCACTACAATCACCATCGACCCCACACCGGCATCAAGAGCAAGACACCAATCGACCGCCTACGCGTTCACAACCTGCCCGTGAAGAACAGTTAG